Genomic DNA from Molothrus aeneus isolate 106 chromosome Z, BPBGC_Maene_1.0, whole genome shotgun sequence:
TTAGGGGTAGGAGGAATGGGGAGGCGTGGAAATCAGGCCTGTGGGCACCATTCAAGGAGCATCCAGTCCCTGAGCAGTCTCTCACTGTGGGTATCCCAGCAGATGGAGTTGAAATGGAGCCACAGCTTGGTGGGAAAAGTGCCGGGGTGGTGAGATGTGGTTAGCTCCTCCATCAAATTGGTCACTGACAGGTGTGATATGTTCTGTGTGTCTCCAACACCTGGCAACAGCAGGCTGGCCCAGATGTGGGAAAAGgccaaggaggcagcagagtgggaatggggctctgcaggagttGAACACACCCGTGGGGGATGAGGCTGGCCCAGAGGGTCCCTGGAGGTCTGGGgtgaaaaggggggaaaagagaagcagggaggaagggccaGATGCTGCTGTGAGAATGCCATTCCATCCCATAGGTGACATAGTGAGAGGAAGGTGGGAACACAATGGTGATTCCAGGTGATCACCCTGACATCTTCAGGACAAGAGGCCCAGTAAGGACTGCACATCTGCCTCCTAGTGTTGTCCTGAATGTGAGCTCATTACCTGGTGTTCATTACCCAGAAGACTCGCAGCTTCCCATGGGCATTCCACACTTCAGGTAAGCAAAGCTGCCTACCTCACTATGTTCTTTGGGCCTCTGAAAGGGACTGTCCACTTAGCTACAGCCTGGCAAGGAAGGGAGTCTTACAACACTCTGGATATTTTAGACTTTTATTGCCTCTCTGGCTGAAACAAAGTATCCCCTCACTACTTCTCCATCTTCATCAttctgtcctgcaggtggcTTGTTCAGGCTGACAGCTTGGAATGCCTGCAGggtccagctctgctgcagcccagcttttcctctcacagcttaattcttattatgaaaattctttcatttctacttaAAAGATACCTCAGAGCTTCCCTAAATTAACAACACTCTATTCTAAGCTAAACAATTATCCTCTATTATCTAAGCTATCCACATTCTATAGTCCTTAAAAGCTGATCCCtatatttcctaatttttttaaactttcatctTTTTGAGAAAGAAGAACAACAGAGCTTTAAATTGAACCTAACAACACACCTAACCGAACCTAACCAAACCTAACCAAACCTAACAGCTAAACTGAGCAAATATCAAAACTATCACATTTCCTATGTACGGCACAGCTCCTCTTAATACTCGggggatggctggagctctgccgAGAGATGacacatccccttttccctcctctcggCTGGCGGGGCACAAGGACCTCCTCAGGCGCAGGTGTCTCCTCTCCAGTCTTCCTGCACTTGCTTGGCTGAGAtgatcagagcagccaggctggaggcaggattGCCTGAGGTCACAAAGggatgctgcccagaggaaaagaacaaagaaaggaactcTTACTTTCCAGGATCCCATCCTCACGGGCTCAAGCAGGATTCCCTGGCTACCAGGAAGACACACAAAGAGCACCAAGGGCAGCATGTCCCCCTGcgccttcctgtgctgggagctgtctgTGCCACGTGGCCCACActcctcctcatccctccctgcaggtgtcctcagctcccagggcttttggcccctttgctttttcttacctgCAGGAGTTCCTGGGCAGACCAGCGCCTGTCCTCgtctgcctgcaggcagcagcggaGGAAGTCGCGCAGGAGAGCCGAGTGGTGCCTGGGgtgctgcagttttgggggcccGTTCCTTTCTATCAGCTCAACCTACAGCACATGGATGCAAGAGGACACTCCACCTGCTCCTTTGCTAGCCACACAGAGCTctctccacacagagccctcttgcTAAGCTGCACCTTACCCTGAGACGGGCTTCCCGCTGGTAAGGAGCTTCCCCTtccaccatttccagccccatgatccccagggaccagatgtccactttggggccgtaggcttctcctctcaccacctccggtgccatccagctgggagtgcCGACGCTGGAGCTGCGCTTGCtgcgctcagggctgagctgagcacagaggccaaagtcacctgaggacaaaaacaaagcctgtcaAAGCCAGCTACCACTGGCAAAGGGGCCAAAACCATTGCCCACTCCAAGCCTGACCAGGCCATGCTGAATctagctgaaaaagcagctgagctctcctgccatgtggctggagccaggcaaatAAGGCATTGGTCACTTCAAAAACACCCTGACGATTCACGCACTGGCCAAGCGGCGCTTCTGCCCAAGTGGCAGTCATCAAAATGTGAGCGCAAGGCAtatgctggaaatgctgcagcccagcagggataccCACCCAACTTGACAGATCCATCCATGCCCACAAGAACGTTGCTGCTTTTGATGTCCCTATGGATGACTTGGCgggaatgaaggaaatgcagtccttgcaggcactgagagagaaaaaggagggagggaaagttaACGTGCAGGATCTGATTTCATGCCACCAGCAAGGAAAGAGCTCAACGGGATTGACGGCTTTCTCAGGGAATTGTGAGTGAGGGTGCAGCACCATGGTGCTGTCACCaagaagagcttgctgcttcaACACTCTTGGAAGTTTTTTCTAGATTTCCAAGCAAAGGCATCTGATCTCCCAGAAGTTCCACCAGCCTTCGGTAGGAAGCGCGTCACCTTTGGCTGGGAGGCGGCACGGCAAAGATTTTTGGGGAAGCctagtggcagcagaggaggaagcagcaccttCGAGCTGTTCCAGAATCCCTCGCCATCTGGGCTGCAATGCTAGCCTTTGAAGCTGAGGACAGCTCTTTGCCCTcagcttgaaattctgccacctGCATGCTGCCTTCCAGTGGCAAGCAATgtaggacagacagacaggctccaggcaaacattcccaggcacagctgagaaGAGGAAGCAAGTGAAACCAAGCGACAGAGCGAGCACCAGCGCCAGAGGACAGACAGGATGGAAGAGTGCAAGAACAGAGCCTGAGGAGTGCGGGGACACCGGCAGGCAGTTCACTTCCCAtgctctttcttctcctgtgtgttgtgacagcagcagcagcagcagcagcagcaaaagaaaggtgaGAGCAAGAAATCTCAGCTCTCCTTAACCTCCAGCTGacaagcagcatcctgggcaggcCTGGGGAAGCACAAGCAGGATCCCTCACCTCCCGACAGACAGCGCCTATCTGTCCTTCCTCCAGGTACACTGCCCTGAGCACATCAAACAAGGTGCCGCCGTCCATGAACTccatggccagccagagctccgCATCCACCaggtagctgaaagaagaaaaccacggcatggagagacagcaatgggcacagcctcagtcaCCCCAGGGCCTGAGCCAGGTTTTTGCAACTGCTCTCCAAGCTAC
This window encodes:
- the LOC136569132 gene encoding serine/threonine-protein kinase PAK 3-like; protein product: MIGQVCAAVCTVFSVVYSGYYLTQLTRHLTRGWRQACPLGSTARSAAPLAASVIEKEAEEQQRNIKPPAAVPPQPELAEPLKTGSAIQPGAAGPAWPAAASSPPAAGTSCSSAAQQPEMREEQGLKTLRSIASLGQPMSKYTAFEELGRGGFGAVYKALDTSSGQQVAIKIMSLEEEMSEELAANEILAMRDNRNPNIVTYLDSYLVDAELWLAMEFMDGGTLFDVLRAVYLEEGQIGAVCRECLQGLHFLHSRQVIHRDIKSSNVLVGMDGSVKLGDFGLCAQLSPERSKRSSSVGTPSWMAPEVVRGEAYGPKVDIWSLGIMGLEMVEGEAPYQREARLRVELIERNGPPKLQHPRHHSALLRDFLRCCLQADEDRRWSAQELLQHPFVTSGNPASSLAALIISAKQVQEDWRGDTCA